From the Myxococcales bacterium genome, one window contains:
- a CDS encoding ATP-binding cassette domain-containing protein: MTPAIEVRGLGKRRGARWVVDEVSFAIAPGEIVALIGGNGAGKSTTLAMIAGALAVDRGWVAIAGATSGARRRVGYVPEGADPPGHLTAAELWALVGGLRGGATLAPEVHAALALDAVADRPFAKMSLGQRRRACLAAALIGAPPALILDEPDNGLDATALTAMAALLTAAAAAGAGVVIATHDPAVHTGLAARTLTLVDGRLAT, encoded by the coding sequence ATGACCCCGGCGATCGAGGTGCGCGGGCTCGGCAAGCGCCGCGGCGCGCGCTGGGTCGTCGACGAGGTGTCGTTCGCGATCGCGCCGGGCGAGATCGTCGCGCTGATCGGCGGCAACGGCGCCGGCAAGAGCACGACCCTGGCGATGATCGCCGGCGCGCTCGCGGTCGATCGCGGCTGGGTCGCGATCGCCGGCGCCACCTCGGGCGCGCGCCGCCGGGTCGGCTATGTCCCCGAGGGCGCCGACCCGCCCGGCCACCTGACCGCGGCCGAGCTGTGGGCGCTGGTCGGCGGGCTGCGCGGCGGCGCCACGCTGGCGCCCGAGGTCCACGCCGCGCTGGCGCTCGACGCGGTCGCCGACCGACCGTTCGCGAAGATGTCCCTGGGCCAGCGCCGCCGCGCGTGCCTGGCCGCGGCGCTGATCGGCGCGCCGCCGGCGCTGATCCTCGACGAGCCCGACAACGGCCTCGACGCGACCGCGCTGACCGCGATGGCGGCGCTGCTCACCGCCGCCGCCGCCGCCGGGGCCGGCGTCGTGATCGCGACCCACGATCCCGCGGTGCACACCGGCCTCGCGGCGCGGACGCTGACGCTGGTCGACGGCCGCCTGGCGACGTAG
- a CDS encoding zf-TFIIB domain-containing protein: protein MNCPRCNDSSLLELDRDGVTIDRCERCRGIWLDRGELEKLIGRARDAEATPREARGAPPRPAAGPGPRDDDDRRRRDDDDDDDRSRHGGRRRSWWDIFD, encoded by the coding sequence ATGAACTGTCCCCGCTGCAACGATTCGTCCCTGCTCGAGCTGGACCGCGACGGCGTCACCATCGACCGCTGCGAACGCTGTCGCGGCATCTGGCTCGATCGCGGCGAGCTGGAGAAGCTGATCGGCCGCGCCCGCGACGCCGAGGCGACGCCCCGCGAGGCTCGAGGCGCCCCGCCCCGGCCCGCGGCCGGCCCGGGCCCGCGCGACGATGACGATCGCCGCCGCCGCGACGACGACGACGACGACGACCGCAGCCGCCACGGCGGCCGCAGGCGGTCGTGGTGGGACATCTTCGACTGA
- the obgE gene encoding GTPase ObgE, giving the protein MQFIDEATIQVKAGDGGNGSAAFRREDNVPLGGPSGGDGGDGGSVVFRADVQLNTLLDFRYRRHYKGGNGEHGRSKDQYGAASPDLVLRVPVGTMIYDAATSDLLADLAVDGATAVIAQGGKGGRGNIHFKTPWNQAPRTCEPGGVGEERALRLELKLLADVGLLGYPNVGKSTFISRVSRARPKVADYPFTTLVPNLGVVRLSDERTMVIADIPGLIEGAAEGAGLGHQFLRHVERCRALLHIIDDTFTTGPDRDPVKDFDVINGELARYAPDLVRTPQLVVLNKLDAGTTHGSVDELVAQFAARGVTLHTMSAATGDGVDAVLEALWRLSHPRPA; this is encoded by the coding sequence ATGCAGTTCATCGACGAGGCCACGATCCAGGTCAAGGCCGGCGATGGCGGCAACGGCTCCGCGGCGTTCCGGCGCGAGGACAACGTGCCGCTGGGCGGGCCGTCGGGCGGCGACGGCGGCGACGGCGGCAGCGTCGTGTTCCGGGCCGACGTCCAGCTCAACACCCTGCTCGACTTCCGCTACCGCCGCCACTACAAGGGCGGCAACGGCGAGCACGGTCGCTCCAAGGATCAGTACGGCGCCGCGTCGCCCGACCTGGTGCTCCGGGTCCCGGTCGGCACGATGATCTACGACGCCGCCACAAGCGATCTGCTGGCCGACCTCGCGGTCGACGGCGCCACCGCCGTCATCGCCCAGGGCGGCAAGGGCGGGCGCGGCAACATCCACTTCAAGACCCCGTGGAACCAGGCGCCGCGCACGTGCGAGCCCGGCGGCGTCGGCGAGGAGCGCGCGCTCCGGCTCGAGCTCAAGCTCCTGGCCGACGTCGGGCTGCTCGGCTACCCCAACGTCGGCAAGTCGACGTTCATCTCGCGGGTGTCGCGGGCGCGGCCCAAGGTCGCCGACTATCCGTTCACGACGCTGGTGCCGAACCTCGGGGTCGTGCGGCTGTCCGACGAGCGGACGATGGTCATCGCCGACATCCCGGGCCTGATCGAGGGCGCGGCCGAGGGCGCCGGGCTCGGCCACCAGTTCCTGCGCCACGTCGAGCGCTGCCGCGCGCTCCTGCACATCATCGACGACACCTTCACGACCGGCCCCGACCGCGATCCGGTCAAGGACTTCGACGTCATCAACGGCGAGCTGGCCCGGTACGCGCCCGACCTGGTGCGCACGCCCCAGCTGGTCGTGCTCAACAAGCTCGACGCCGGCACCACCCACGGCTCGGTCGACGAGCTGGTCGCGCAGTTCGCGGCCCGCGGCGTCACGCTGCACACGATGTCGGCCGCGACCGGCGACGGCGTCGACGCGGTGCTCGAGGCGCTGTGGCGCCTGAGCCACCCGCGCCCGGCGTGA
- a CDS encoding serine/threonine protein kinase, protein MEPGADDPRGVAEGDTEVAPTAPAPPRTITDTGEALAATVDGRGPRGSPPVDDWVGRTIGRYRLEARLGAGGMGVVWAALDPALDRRVALKVLPPLEPDRRAHLEVRLRREAQALARLDHPNVIAVYDVGVAAESVFIAMQLVDGATLDGHLASARPPPARVIALYLDACRGLAAAHDAGIIHRDVKPSNLLVDKAGRLYVGDFGLARGAGTVDDASPGDHSLLSAEMTRAGAVMGTPLYMAPEQHAGEAATARADQYSLCVSMWEALFGQHPFATGRWDHDAALAAMRADRPVEPAHRRGVPPRVTRALRRGLAFDPAARFASMADLAAAIGPRGHGARIAAGAGALGIGGAVALTLTLTSSAATNPCAHSGAGLDARWSTTTRQQLASSLAAIADGPGPAAGDRALQLLDQRADRWRATAIETCEATRVRHAVPVATMRARAACLDRSLASFSAAVAELGRAATVADLYASAAVARAGLDASACATAVTPPAAPPSRDLIDRVAALQVMTAAGRTREALADGPALAAEAERAGDTESAANAWWTVAQASGWTSTALARDATRRAAQAATAIGHHERAAEAWASAIDRAGVAGDWRAIDDLLAMARGAATAAGTVESQLLVDAAEASVAVEKADYPRAEELARQVLDATADRPGAGSRSRAFDVLGDVYLRSRRWPQLAELARAQHARAQAEYGAASPRAAAQLGRIAIAEYFLGNDAEAARLWDQGEAELTRAYDGPSVALVNALYDRIRTVSSEGNEWSPAARELVARSATAAAAVLPPDDQQVGRIVFNQARIAAADDRGDEARALFDRAVAIYAAQDNVKEWAVVANGAAMFDQADDHCDRAIVRFEEIITRGTAAELSPRFLGLARCGLGSCQTIADADRGIETLLAGAAQLVDSGVPMFAAQCELVAGDVELRRGQRARGLALVQRARARLVGDSPMAQALRAQADQIAPPRRR, encoded by the coding sequence ATGGAGCCGGGCGCTGACGATCCCCGGGGGGTGGCCGAGGGCGACACGGAGGTCGCGCCGACCGCGCCCGCGCCGCCGCGGACGATCACCGACACCGGCGAGGCGCTGGCGGCGACCGTCGACGGACGCGGCCCCCGCGGGTCGCCGCCCGTCGACGACTGGGTCGGGCGTACGATCGGTCGCTATCGCCTCGAGGCCCGGCTCGGCGCCGGCGGCATGGGCGTGGTGTGGGCCGCGCTCGACCCCGCGCTCGATCGGCGGGTGGCGCTGAAGGTGCTGCCGCCGCTCGAGCCCGATCGCCGCGCCCACCTCGAGGTCCGGCTGCGGCGCGAGGCCCAGGCGCTGGCGCGGCTCGATCACCCCAACGTGATCGCGGTCTACGACGTCGGCGTCGCCGCCGAGAGCGTCTTCATCGCGATGCAGCTGGTCGACGGCGCCACGCTCGATGGCCACCTCGCCAGCGCGCGGCCGCCACCGGCGCGCGTGATCGCGCTGTACCTCGACGCCTGCCGCGGGCTCGCCGCCGCCCACGACGCCGGCATCATCCACCGCGACGTCAAGCCGTCGAACCTGCTGGTCGACAAGGCTGGCCGGCTCTACGTCGGCGATTTCGGCCTGGCCCGCGGCGCCGGCACCGTCGACGACGCCAGCCCCGGCGATCACAGCCTGCTCAGCGCCGAGATGACCCGGGCTGGCGCGGTCATGGGCACGCCGCTGTACATGGCGCCCGAGCAACACGCGGGCGAAGCCGCGACCGCCCGCGCCGATCAGTACAGCCTGTGCGTGTCGATGTGGGAGGCGCTGTTCGGCCAGCACCCGTTCGCGACCGGGCGCTGGGACCACGACGCCGCGCTGGCGGCGATGCGCGCCGATCGCCCCGTCGAACCGGCGCACCGACGCGGCGTCCCCCCGCGCGTCACGCGCGCGCTGCGGCGCGGGTTGGCGTTCGATCCCGCCGCCCGCTTCGCGTCGATGGCCGACCTGGCCGCCGCGATCGGCCCCCGCGGTCACGGCGCGCGGATCGCGGCCGGCGCCGGCGCCCTGGGCATCGGCGGCGCGGTCGCGCTGACGCTCACGCTCACGTCGTCGGCGGCGACCAACCCGTGCGCGCACAGCGGCGCCGGCCTCGACGCGCGCTGGTCGACCACCACCCGCCAGCAGCTCGCGAGCTCGCTCGCGGCGATCGCCGACGGCCCGGGCCCCGCCGCCGGCGACCGCGCGCTGCAGCTGCTCGATCAGCGGGCCGACCGCTGGCGCGCCACCGCGATCGAGACCTGCGAGGCCACCCGCGTCCGCCACGCCGTCCCGGTCGCGACCATGCGCGCGCGCGCCGCGTGCCTCGACCGCAGCCTGGCGAGCTTCTCGGCCGCGGTCGCGGAGCTCGGTCGCGCCGCGACCGTCGCCGATCTGTACGCCAGCGCCGCGGTGGCGCGGGCCGGGCTCGACGCGTCGGCGTGCGCTACCGCGGTGACGCCGCCGGCCGCGCCGCCGTCGCGCGACCTGATCGATCGCGTCGCCGCGCTGCAGGTGATGACCGCCGCCGGCCGCACCCGCGAGGCGCTGGCCGACGGTCCGGCGCTCGCGGCCGAGGCCGAGCGCGCGGGCGACACCGAATCCGCGGCCAACGCGTGGTGGACCGTGGCGCAGGCGTCGGGCTGGACCTCGACGGCGCTGGCCCGCGACGCCACGCGCCGCGCCGCGCAGGCCGCCACCGCCATCGGGCACCACGAGCGCGCGGCCGAGGCCTGGGCCAGCGCGATCGACCGCGCGGGCGTCGCCGGCGACTGGCGGGCGATCGACGACCTGCTGGCGATGGCGCGCGGCGCGGCGACCGCGGCCGGCACCGTCGAGAGCCAGCTCCTGGTCGACGCCGCCGAGGCGTCGGTGGCGGTCGAGAAGGCCGACTACCCGCGCGCCGAGGAGCTGGCGCGACAGGTGCTCGACGCCACCGCGGACCGGCCCGGCGCCGGGTCGCGCAGCCGCGCGTTCGACGTCCTCGGCGACGTCTACCTGCGCTCGCGCCGCTGGCCCCAGCTGGCCGAGCTGGCGCGGGCGCAGCACGCGCGCGCGCAGGCCGAGTACGGCGCCGCCAGCCCGCGCGCCGCCGCGCAGCTGGGCAGGATCGCGATCGCCGAGTACTTCCTCGGCAACGACGCTGAGGCAGCGCGGCTGTGGGATCAGGGCGAGGCCGAGCTGACGCGCGCCTACGACGGCCCCAGCGTGGCGCTGGTCAACGCGTTGTACGACCGCATCCGCACCGTCAGCAGCGAGGGCAACGAGTGGTCTCCCGCGGCGCGCGAGCTGGTGGCGCGCTCGGCGACCGCGGCCGCCGCGGTGCTGCCGCCCGACGACCAGCAGGTGGGCCGCATCGTCTTCAACCAGGCGCGCATCGCCGCCGCCGATGACCGCGGCGACGAGGCGCGGGCGCTGTTCGATCGCGCGGTCGCCATCTACGCGGCCCAGGACAACGTCAAGGAGTGGGCCGTGGTCGCCAACGGCGCGGCGATGTTCGACCAGGCCGACGACCACTGCGATCGCGCGATCGTGCGGTTCGAGGAGATCATCACGCGCGGCACCGCGGCCGAGCTGTCGCCGCGGTTCCTGGGCCTGGCCCGCTGCGGCCTGGGCTCGTGCCAGACCATCGCCGACGCCGACCGCGGGATCGAGACCCTCCTGGCCGGCGCCGCGCAGCTCGTCGACAGCGGCGTGCCGATGTTCGCGGCCCAGTGCGAGCTGGTCGCGGGCGACGTCGAGCTGCGCCGCGGGCAACGCGCCCGCGGCCTGGCGCTGGTGCAGCGCGCGCGGGCCCGCCTGGTCGGCGACAGCCCGATGGCCCAGGCGTTGCGCGCCCAGGCCGATCAGATCGCGCCGCCGCGACGCCGGTGA
- a CDS encoding sigma 54-interacting transcriptional regulator has product MSETLTDEPSSVDGLGARPAVLLIATGGRSLVRAVTVARDGRATLGRALQLRGATLELDDGRASRTHAEVRAVGGRWRVRDLDSHNGTFVDGRRVTDEVTVDDGALVRTGASLFWLCADGAAARDDGVTTEGGVVRGLRSHAVDDAVRRAVSAPTLLILGASGTGKERLARSYHQHGPRAGGPFVPVNCAAIPEAIAERVLFGSRKGAYSGADDAPGYVSAAHGGTLFLDELGELDLALQAKLLRVLESREVWPVGATRGVPIELGLVAATHRDLRAAVAAGRFREDLYYRLTKPVVHVPALRERKDELPVLALRALAAVSPTLTLHPRLLDALCLRPWPGNVRELLHEVRAAADAAVAANAREVRLEHLAEDAGQSFAAPAVDAPDQPARIATRELDKDELVAAVAAAGGNVSAAARALGLHRTQLYRLLDRHGLARP; this is encoded by the coding sequence GTGAGCGAGACCTTGACCGACGAGCCGTCCTCCGTCGACGGGCTCGGCGCCCGTCCGGCGGTGCTGCTGATCGCCACGGGCGGGCGGTCCCTGGTGCGCGCGGTGACGGTCGCACGCGACGGCCGCGCGACGCTGGGCCGCGCGCTGCAGCTGCGCGGTGCCACCCTCGAGCTGGACGACGGCCGCGCGTCGCGCACCCACGCCGAGGTGCGCGCGGTCGGCGGGCGCTGGCGCGTCCGCGATCTCGACAGCCACAACGGCACGTTCGTCGACGGGCGCCGCGTGACCGACGAGGTCACGGTCGACGACGGCGCGCTGGTGCGGACCGGCGCGTCGCTGTTCTGGCTGTGCGCCGACGGGGCCGCGGCCCGCGACGACGGCGTGACCACCGAGGGCGGGGTCGTGCGCGGCCTCCGGTCCCACGCCGTCGACGACGCGGTCCGCCGCGCGGTCAGCGCGCCGACGCTGTTGATCCTCGGCGCCAGCGGCACCGGCAAGGAGCGGCTCGCGCGCAGCTACCACCAGCACGGCCCGCGGGCCGGCGGGCCGTTCGTGCCGGTCAACTGCGCGGCGATCCCCGAGGCCATCGCCGAGCGCGTCCTGTTCGGCTCACGCAAGGGCGCCTACTCGGGCGCCGACGACGCGCCCGGCTACGTGTCGGCGGCCCACGGCGGCACGCTGTTCCTCGACGAGCTCGGCGAGCTCGACCTGGCGCTGCAGGCCAAGCTCTTGCGCGTGCTCGAGAGCCGTGAGGTGTGGCCGGTCGGGGCCACCCGCGGCGTCCCGATCGAGCTCGGGCTGGTCGCGGCCACGCACCGCGATCTGCGCGCCGCGGTCGCGGCCGGCCGCTTCCGCGAGGACCTGTACTACCGGCTCACCAAGCCGGTGGTGCACGTGCCGGCGCTACGCGAGCGCAAGGACGAGCTCCCGGTGCTGGCCCTGCGCGCCCTGGCGGCGGTCAGTCCGACGCTGACCCTGCACCCGCGCCTGCTCGACGCGCTGTGCCTGCGGCCGTGGCCCGGCAACGTGCGCGAGCTGCTGCACGAGGTCCGGGCCGCCGCCGACGCCGCGGTCGCGGCCAACGCCCGCGAGGTCCGGCTCGAGCACCTCGCCGAGGACGCCGGCCAGAGCTTCGCGGCGCCGGCCGTCGACGCGCCCGATCAGCCCGCCCGCATCGCGACCCGCGAGCTCGACAAGGACGAGCTGGTCGCCGCCGTCGCCGCCGCGGGCGGCAACGTCTCCGCCGCCGCCCGCGCGCTGGGCCTTCATCGCACGCAGCTCTACCGCCTGCTCGATCGCCACGGCCTCGCCCGCCCGTAG
- a CDS encoding TerC family protein, with product MEWLYGGFVAFILALLVLDLGVFHRQAHVVKMREALTWSGSWISLGLAFTGFIYVGYEHGWLGLGTTVDTMATPAVAADGTPIYNDGGSAAIKYLTGFLVEKSLAVDNIFVIAMIFGFFAVPPIYQHRVLFWGIVGALLMRGVMIAVGAALITRFTWIIYVFGAFLIITGLKMLLMRGGATDLNDNLVVRLVRRLIPVTDRYHGERFFVRAGTPAAHAPAVAGGAPEVDRVVDLARRGALLATPLFLALLLVELTDLIFAVDSIPAIFAITTDPFLVFTSNIFAILGLRSLYFALAGMIDTFRYLKVALSVVLMVIGVKMMTHSWLKSWMGDHFNFYVLGVVAGIIATGVLASVAAGRREPATPVS from the coding sequence ATGGAATGGCTCTACGGTGGCTTCGTCGCGTTCATCCTCGCCCTGCTGGTGCTCGACCTCGGGGTGTTCCACCGCCAGGCCCACGTCGTGAAGATGCGGGAAGCCCTGACCTGGTCAGGGAGCTGGATCAGCCTGGGCCTGGCGTTCACCGGGTTCATCTACGTCGGCTATGAGCACGGCTGGCTGGGGCTGGGCACCACCGTCGACACCATGGCCACCCCGGCGGTGGCCGCGGACGGCACCCCGATCTACAACGACGGTGGCAGCGCGGCGATCAAGTACCTGACCGGGTTCCTGGTCGAGAAGTCGCTGGCGGTCGACAACATCTTCGTGATCGCGATGATCTTCGGATTCTTCGCCGTGCCCCCGATCTACCAGCACCGGGTGCTGTTCTGGGGCATCGTCGGCGCGCTGCTCATGCGCGGCGTGATGATCGCGGTCGGGGCTGCGCTGATCACGCGCTTCACCTGGATCATCTACGTCTTCGGCGCGTTCCTGATCATCACCGGGCTGAAGATGTTGCTGATGCGCGGCGGCGCGACCGACCTCAACGACAACCTGGTGGTGCGGCTGGTCCGGCGCCTGATCCCGGTGACCGACCGCTACCACGGCGAGCGGTTCTTCGTCCGGGCCGGCACGCCGGCCGCCCACGCCCCGGCGGTCGCTGGCGGCGCGCCCGAGGTCGACCGCGTGGTCGACCTCGCCAGGCGCGGCGCGCTGCTGGCGACGCCGCTGTTCCTGGCCCTGCTCCTGGTCGAGCTGACCGACCTCATCTTCGCGGTCGACTCGATCCCGGCGATCTTCGCGATCACCACCGACCCGTTCCTGGTCTTCACCAGCAACATCTTCGCCATCCTCGGCCTGCGCAGCCTGTACTTCGCGCTGGCCGGGATGATCGACACGTTCCGCTACCTCAAGGTCGCGCTGTCGGTCGTGCTGATGGTGATCGGCGTCAAGATGATGACCCACAGCTGGCTCAAGTCCTGGATGGGTGACCACTTCAACTTCTACGTCCTCGGCGTGGTCGCCGGCATCATCGCCACCGGCGTGCTCGCGTCGGTCGCGGCCGGGCGGCGCGAGCCCGCCACGCCGGTGAGCTGA
- a CDS encoding Rieske 2Fe-2S domain-containing protein, whose protein sequence is MVTADDAHVAEDIAVAESLPARAFTERAWLERELATVFTRGWQLVPERDSDDEPRPLVEQVAARGARVPVTVAGRPLFLQRGWDDDALRLFPNTCTHAWFPLVPGPARGPTLVCGQHGRRFDCAGRFVSQPGFQGARDFPRACDHLRALPVASWRRLVLAALDDAAPPLADVLAPIDASLVRFPDQLERGRCEVREVTGNWKHHAGNYLDRFHIGYIHRAPGGLADAIDLASYTTELHDHAVLQWAYARDPADGFDPALVPERFADPGGRRVFALWWFVYPNLTLNYYPWGLSINLYQPLADRPDAIRFGWYHWVLDPARYAERDRRWLSAQVDAEDVDALAQVARGLRSGFAPRTRFAPEAEQAVHWLHRKIARDVAGA, encoded by the coding sequence ATGGTCACCGCGGACGACGCCCACGTAGCCGAGGACATCGCCGTCGCCGAGTCGCTGCCGGCGCGGGCGTTCACCGAGCGGGCGTGGCTCGAGCGCGAGCTGGCGACGGTGTTCACCCGCGGCTGGCAGCTCGTGCCCGAGCGCGACAGCGACGACGAGCCGCGGCCGCTGGTCGAGCAGGTGGCGGCGCGCGGCGCGCGCGTGCCGGTGACCGTGGCCGGGCGGCCGCTGTTCCTGCAGCGCGGCTGGGACGACGACGCGCTGCGCCTGTTCCCCAACACCTGCACGCACGCGTGGTTCCCGCTGGTGCCGGGCCCGGCGCGCGGCCCGACCTTGGTGTGCGGCCAGCACGGGCGCCGGTTCGACTGCGCCGGGCGGTTCGTGTCGCAGCCGGGGTTCCAGGGCGCCCGCGACTTCCCGCGGGCGTGCGACCACCTGCGCGCGCTGCCGGTGGCGAGCTGGCGCCGGCTGGTGCTGGCCGCGCTCGACGACGCGGCGCCGCCGCTGGCCGACGTGCTGGCGCCGATCGACGCCAGCCTCGTCCGGTTTCCGGACCAGCTCGAGCGGGGCCGGTGCGAGGTCCGCGAGGTCACCGGCAACTGGAAGCACCACGCCGGCAACTACCTCGATCGCTTCCACATCGGCTACATCCACCGCGCCCCCGGCGGGCTCGCCGACGCGATCGATCTGGCCAGCTACACCACCGAGCTCCACGACCACGCGGTGCTGCAGTGGGCGTACGCGCGCGACCCCGCCGACGGCTTCGACCCGGCGCTGGTGCCCGAGCGCTTCGCCGATCCCGGCGGCCGGCGCGTGTTCGCGCTGTGGTGGTTCGTCTACCCCAACCTGACGCTCAACTATTATCCGTGGGGCCTGTCGATCAACCTGTACCAGCCGCTGGCCGATCGCCCCGACGCGATCCGCTTCGGCTGGTACCACTGGGTGCTCGACCCGGCCCGCTACGCCGAGCGCGACCGACGGTGGCTGTCGGCGCAGGTCGACGCCGAGGACGTCGACGCCCTGGCCCAGGTGGCGCGCGGGCTGCGCTCGGGCTTCGCGCCGCGCACGCGGTTCGCGCCCGAGGCCGAGCAGGCGGTGCACTGGCTGCACCGCAAGATCGCGCGCGACGTCGCCGGCGCGTAG
- a CDS encoding tetratricopeptide repeat protein gives MRGRSRTALAAVLWTCGAGAFAGPVGADVLDDIGKQLVTVEGEARDLGSGIQKPTSQPRKADVMARRLIDAQVAFGVGNFDNAALLLYDYVAQGTTAGTTRGRDHDTALYYLAESLFQKKDRVAARTYFSQLVKEQATSKYYQQSLERLIELSLILGDPDGVDGWLADLDRVPGDKRRPSVPYVRGKYAFAKGDFADAETWFAQVPAASEYGFQSQYYLGSTYVALKELCKATQAMAALLDREPRTDDDARVKELAQLALGRLYYERDQPTKAIDSYLLLDRKSDLFPDALYEVAWVYVKSQQYDKALRALELLALADPTSQRLPTVRILEGNLRVRKAQAIHEKVMAGLDTGSSSGTEEYAKATTLFNDIHGVYAEPHDQLAKIIAENEEPQAFLAQITGRASETFQTNSTMPEIAAAWIRDEPNVNRVMVVETDLGDIASEIREAERTIERLDAVMASSNRVNIFPSLATKRSRSTELLEDLLAMRERLADDEHALAEKGNSGAQLAALAPLTQRRRALSAQLKAMPDAAVSYSARVEKAQGAFDEVDRQAAEAMVTIDTTQATVVALDKFVKESPEPAEPAAKQAWITQRLDAQKIIVELNLELQQMHQELDAIRREVVLGRDEAGSGDAVSLQARALRDQLRTALADEHRAAARLTLADPARGGKLGQLIDRADRAMTQLDTVNATIDQIVEAALTEVRDTITYEKAELASYRREFLLYEAESRALGGTVLGQAFLDVKTKFYDVLVRSDVGVVDVGWSKKEESDEDLSRLNVEKQREIKQLRDEFADLIREAKDAEPPPAPTPPPEPDAPAPDATPGGTP, from the coding sequence ATGCGCGGTCGCTCGCGCACCGCGCTCGCCGCGGTGCTCTGGACATGCGGGGCCGGTGCGTTCGCCGGCCCGGTCGGCGCGGACGTGCTCGACGACATCGGCAAGCAGCTGGTGACCGTCGAGGGCGAGGCGCGCGATCTCGGGTCGGGCATCCAGAAGCCCACCAGCCAGCCGCGCAAGGCCGACGTCATGGCGCGCCGCTTGATCGACGCCCAGGTCGCGTTCGGCGTCGGCAACTTCGACAACGCCGCGCTCCTGCTCTACGACTACGTCGCCCAGGGCACGACCGCCGGCACCACCCGCGGCCGCGACCACGACACCGCGCTCTACTACCTGGCCGAGTCGCTGTTCCAGAAGAAGGACCGCGTCGCCGCGCGCACGTACTTCAGCCAGCTCGTCAAGGAGCAGGCGACGAGCAAGTACTACCAGCAGTCGCTCGAGCGGCTGATCGAGCTGTCGCTGATCCTCGGTGACCCTGACGGTGTCGACGGCTGGCTGGCCGATCTCGACCGCGTGCCCGGCGACAAGCGCCGGCCGTCGGTGCCGTACGTGCGCGGCAAGTACGCCTTCGCCAAGGGCGACTTCGCCGACGCCGAGACCTGGTTCGCGCAGGTGCCGGCCGCCTCCGAGTACGGCTTCCAGAGCCAGTACTACCTCGGCAGCACCTACGTCGCGCTCAAGGAGCTCTGCAAGGCCACCCAGGCCATGGCCGCGCTGCTCGATCGCGAGCCGCGGACCGACGACGACGCTCGGGTCAAGGAGCTGGCGCAGCTCGCGCTCGGCCGCCTGTACTACGAGCGCGATCAGCCGACCAAGGCCATCGACAGCTACCTGCTGCTCGACCGCAAGAGCGACCTGTTCCCCGACGCGCTCTACGAGGTCGCGTGGGTCTACGTGAAGTCGCAGCAGTACGACAAGGCGCTGCGCGCGCTCGAGCTCCTGGCGCTGGCCGACCCGACGTCGCAGCGCCTGCCGACGGTGCGGATCCTCGAGGGCAACCTGCGCGTGCGCAAGGCCCAGGCCATCCACGAGAAGGTCATGGCCGGCCTCGACACCGGCAGCTCCAGCGGCACCGAGGAGTACGCCAAGGCCACGACCTTGTTCAACGACATCCACGGCGTCTACGCCGAGCCCCACGACCAGCTCGCGAAGATCATCGCCGAGAACGAGGAGCCCCAGGCGTTCCTCGCGCAGATCACCGGGCGCGCGTCCGAGACGTTCCAGACCAACTCGACGATGCCGGAGATCGCCGCCGCCTGGATCCGCGACGAGCCCAACGTCAACCGGGTCATGGTGGTCGAGACCGATCTCGGCGACATCGCCAGCGAGATCCGCGAGGCCGAGCGCACGATCGAGCGCCTCGACGCGGTCATGGCGTCGTCCAACCGGGTCAACATCTTCCCGTCGCTGGCGACCAAGCGGTCGCGCTCGACCGAGCTGCTCGAGGACCTGCTGGCCATGCGCGAGCGCCTCGCCGACGACGAGCACGCGCTGGCCGAGAAGGGCAACTCGGGCGCCCAGCTCGCCGCGCTCGCGCCGTTGACGCAGCGCCGGCGCGCGCTGTCGGCCCAGCTCAAGGCCATGCCCGACGCCGCGGTCAGCTATAGCGCCCGCGTCGAGAAGGCCCAGGGGGCGTTCGACGAGGTCGACCGCCAGGCGGCCGAGGCGATGGTCACGATCGACACCACCCAGGCCACGGTCGTGGCGCTCGACAAGTTCGTCAAGGAGTCGCCGGAGCCGGCCGAGCCCGCGGCCAAGCAGGCCTGGATCACCCAGCGCCTCGACGCCCAGAAGATCATCGTCGAGCTCAACCTCGAGCTGCAGCAGATGCACCAGGAGCTCGACGCGATCCGCCGCGAGGTCGTGCTCGGCCGCGACGAGGCCGGCAGCGGCGACGCGGTCTCGCTCCAGGCCCGGGCGCTGCGCGATCAGCTGCGCACGGCGCTGGCCGACGAGCACCGCGCGGCCGCGCGCCTGACCCTGGCCGACCCGGCCCGGGGCGGCAAGCTCGGGCAGCTGATCGACCGCGCCGACCGGGCGATGACCCAGCTCGACACGGTCAACGCCACGATCGATCAGATCGTCGAGGCGGCGCTGACCGAGGTCCGGGACACGATCACCTACGAGAAGGCCGAGCTGGCGTCGTACCGGCGCGAGTTCCTGCTGTACGAGGCCGAGTCGCGGGCCCTGGGCGGCACCGTCCTGGGCCAGGCGTTCCTCGACGTCAAGACCAAGTTCTACGACGTGCTGGTCCGCTCCGACGTCGGCGTCGTCGACGTCGGCTGGTCGAAGAAGGAAGAGTCCGACGAGGACCTGTCGCGCCTCAACGTCGAGAAGCAGCGCGAGATCAAGCAGCTGCGCGACGAGTTCGCCGACCTCATCCGCGAGGCCAAGGACGCCGAGCCGCCGCCGGCGCCGACGCCCCCGCCCGAGCCTGACGCCCCCGCACCCGACGCCACGCCGGGAGGCACCCCGTGA